From a region of the Lactuca sativa cultivar Salinas chromosome 4, Lsat_Salinas_v11, whole genome shotgun sequence genome:
- the LOC128133480 gene encoding uncharacterized protein LOC128133480, whose translation MTLIIRCVDVANVPIKVEEFFLEFLMVEDTSSLGLFNVLQNALKSLDLDINCIRGQGYDNGANMKELIWENGFDTAINEAKNIAENIGVEPKFPIKRVYSRKKQFDEVPNTEREQQSSQEKFRTDYFIVIIDMALTQLRSRFEQMQHFESIFGFSFDGSKLQSLLDDELKKCCKKLETSLTNGEELDIDGKDLFIELQVLQKMLPDEAYKGELPWTAIQIMEFAKEMDMFPNVLVAYKILLTVPVTVASAERSFSKLKLLKSYLRSTMTQERLNGLAILSIESQFLRSLDYDKIIDVFASKNARRHPFR comes from the exons ATGACTTTGATTATTAGATGTGTTGATGTTGCAAATGTTCCAATAAAAGTAGAAGAGTTTTTTTTAGAGTTTTTAATGGTAGAAGATACATCCAGTTTAGGACTttttaatgttttacaaaatgCTTTAAAATCTCTTGACTTGGATATTAATTGTATTCGAGGACAAGGATATGATAATGGAGCAAATATGAAAG aattaatttg gGAAAATGGGTTTGACACTGCTATTAATGAGGCTAAAAACATAGCAGAAAATATTGGAGTTGAACCAAAATTTCCTATCAAACGTGTTTATAGTAGAAAAAAGCAATTTGATGAAGTTCCAAATACTGAAAGAGAACAACAATCATCTCAAGAAAAATTTAGAACTGATTATTTTATTGTTATAATAGATATGGCTCTAACTCAATTGAGAAGTAGATTTGAGCAAATGCAACATTTTGAATCCATTTTTGGATTTTCGTTTGATGGttcaaagttacaatctttacTTGATGATGAATTAAAAAAATGTTGTAAGAAACTTGAAACTAGTTTGACAAATGGTGAGGAACTTGATATTGATGGAAAAGATTTATTTATTGAGTTACAAGTTTTGCAGAAAATGTTGCCAGATGAAGCATATAAAGGTGAACTTCCTTGGACAGCTATTCAAATTATGGAGTTTGCAAAGGAGATGGACATGTTTCCCAATGTGTTGGTGGCATATAAGATTTTGTTGACGGTACCGGTCACAGTTGCTTCCGCGGAAAGAAGTTTTTCGAAATTGAAGTTATTGAAGTCATATCTTCGAAGTACCATGACTCAAGAAAGATTAAATGGATTAGCAATTTTGAGTATTGAAAGTCAATTCCTACGAAGTCTtgattatgataaaataatagATGTTTTTGCTTCAAAAAATGCAAGGAGACATCCTTTTAGATGA
- the LOC111907842 gene encoding uncharacterized protein LOC111907842: MQITDGRQGKLEAPVIMSRAFQMTAEEACVSPDVVTGSFLVVDTLLTSGCGYGLLISRIANLRNENNDENTNDVETNDFVDNSKGPIETSNEPIENSNDHENNDFVDKSSDINIFDPRVWDKLDLKMKDLLVEKWPIREIENNKIFPKDALGRHFSCEFYIRKLKNARSRSNLATEGINDWKHLSEKLNEHEHSSEHMINLKTWTQTRLRLRKNETIDKELQERIKKDTQHWKEVLVRIIAVVKCLAEYNLAFRGTNEKIYEKSNGNFLGVLQMIAEFEPIMKHHFQLIQDKKKSLSLP, from the exons ATGCAGATTACAGATGGCCGCCAAGGAAAGTTAGAGGCACCTGTTATAATGAgcagagcattccagatgacagcTGAGGAGGCTTGTGTatcacctgatgtggtgacgg gatcgttcctt GTTGTGGATACATTGTTAACTTCAGGTTGTGGATACGGATTGCTAATTTCACGGATTGCTAATCTCAG AAATGAAAATAATGATGAAAATACTAATGATGTTGAAACTAATGATTTTGTTGATAATTCTaaaggtccaattgaaacttctaATGAACCTATTGAAAATTCTAATGATCATGAAAATAATGATTTTGTTGATAAATCTAGTGATATTAATATTTTTGATCCAAGAGTATGGGATAAGTTagatttaaaaatgaaagattTGCTTGTAGAAAAATGGCCTATTAGGGAAATTGAAAATAACAAAATTTTTCCAAAAGATGCACTAGGTAGacatttttcttgtgaattttataTTCGTAAATTAAAGAATG CTAGATCTAGAAGTAATTTGGCAACCGAAGGAATTAATGATTGGAAACATCTTAGTGAAAAATTAAATGAACATGAACATAGTTCTGAACACATGATTAATTTAAAAACTTGGACACAAACACGACTTAGGTTAAGgaaaaatgaaacaattgataaagAGTTACAAGAAAGAATAAAAAAAGATACTCAACATTGGAAAGAAGTTTTGGTAAGAATTATTGCTGTTGTAAAATGTTTAGCTGAATATAATTTGGCTTTTCGTGGAACTAATGAAAAAATATATGAGAAATCTAATGGTAACTTTTTAGGTGTACTTCAAATGATTGCTGAGTTTGAACCAATAATGAAACACCATTTTCAACTTATTCAAGATAAAAAAAAGTCACTTTCATTACCTTAG